In Vitis riparia cultivar Riparia Gloire de Montpellier isolate 1030 chromosome 19, EGFV_Vit.rip_1.0, whole genome shotgun sequence, the following proteins share a genomic window:
- the LOC117908412 gene encoding uncharacterized protein LOC117908412 produces MEAQRKRKVVMVLTLFVMMTMFFSCVRAWTGEIHGRVVCDVCGDSSIGPEDHILEGAEVAVLCITKSGEVLNYQAFTDTKGIYRVAETMPESDRWDACLARPISSFHEHCTHLGDGTSGIKFTYSRPSGYSHTIRPFVYRPANAPLFCV; encoded by the exons CTGACCCTGTTTGTCATGATGACGATGTTCTTTTCCTGTGTGAGAGCTTGGACCGGTGAAATCCATGGCAGAGTTGTCTGTGATGTTTGTGGGGACTCTTCTATTGGCCCTGAAGACCATATCTTGGAAG GTGCTGAGGTAGCTGTTCTGTGCATAACGAAGTCCGGGGAAGTTCTAAATTATCAGGCCTTCACTGACACAAAGGGAATATACAGAGTGGCAGAGACGATGCCAGAGAGTGACAGGTGGGATGCATGCCTGGCCAGGCCCATCAGCAGCTTCCATGAGCACTGCACCCATCTGGGAGATGGTACCTCAGGCATCAAGTTCACTTACAGTCGACCATCAGGCTATTCTCACACCATCAGGCCCTTTGTTTATCGGCCAGCAAATGCTCCACTGTTCTGTGTTTGA